AAAGATTATTACCATAAATTACTACCCTTTTCATCTGATAATCCAATAGGCTCTTGATTATTTTTCAAATAAAGTTTAATTACAGTTAATTATGTCAGTCCTGATATATGTATTTTACATTAAGGAGGACAACTTGGAATTTAAAAATAAAACAGCTGTTGTGACAGGTTCATCAGGTGGCATTGGCCGCAGCATTGCTATTCTGCTCGCAAAAGAGGGAGTGGATATAGTACTTGCCTCACGGAATGTGAAGAACATGGAAGAGGTAAAGGGTAAAATTGAGGAGATCGGGCAAAAGGCCCTTGTTATTGCCTGCGACATGGCAAAGGATGAAGATGTTGTCGCCATGAAAGAGAGGGCAATTAATGAGTTCGGGAATATCGA
This genomic window from Desulfatiglans sp. contains:
- a CDS encoding SDR family oxidoreductase is translated as MEFKNKTAVVTGSSGGIGRSIAILLAKEGVDIVLASRNVKNMEEVKGKIEEIGQKALVIACDMAKDEDVVAMKERAINEFGNIDILINNAAVGVRGTLDNVSIEDWR